In Solanum stenotomum isolate F172 chromosome 6, ASM1918654v1, whole genome shotgun sequence, one DNA window encodes the following:
- the LOC125866745 gene encoding probable pectate lyase 5, translating to MGMPLSFLLLLTLLSPIFTFSSHVPDPEVIVQEVNEKINASRRNLGYLSCGTGNPIDDCWRCDPNWEKNRQRLADCAIGFGKQAIGGKDGNIYIVTDTSDDPVNPKPGTLRYGAIQDEPLWIIFSRDMVIKLKEELMLNSFKTIDGRGASVHIAGGPCITIQYVTNIIIHGLNIHDCKQGGNAYVRDSPQHYGWRTISDGDGVSIFGGSHVWVDHCSLSNCNDGLIDAIRGSTAITISNNYMTHHNKVMLLGHSDTFTRDKNMQVTIAFNHFGEGLVQRMPRCRHGYFHVVNNDYTHWEMYAIGGSASPTINSQGNRFLAPNDVFNKEVTKHEDAAESEWKNWNWRSEGDLMLNGAFFIRSGAGASSSYAKASSLSARPSTLVNSITMNAGALGCKKGKKC from the exons ATGGGAATgccactttcttttcttctccttcttacTCTATTATCTCCTATTTTCACATTCTCCTCTCATGTTCCTGACCCTGAAGTTATAGTCCAAGAAGTTAATGA GAAAATCAATGCATCAAGAAGGAACTTAGGCTATTTATCATGTGGCACAGGCAATCCTATTGATGATTGTTGGAGATGTGATCCTAATTGGGAAAAAAACAGACAAAGACTAGCTGATTGTGCAATTGGCTTTGGCAAACAAGCAATTGGTGGTAAAGATGGTAACATCTACATAGTtactgacactagtgatgatccAGTGAACCCAAAGCCAGGAACATTAAGATATGGTGCAATTCAAGATGAACCACTTTGGATTATATTTTCTAGAGATATGGTTATTAAGTTAAAAGAAGAATTAATGTTGAATTCATTCAAGACAATTGATGGTAGAGGTGCTAGTGTACATATTGCTGGTGGTCCATGTATAACTATACAATAtgttacaaatattattatacatgGATTAAATATTCATGATTGTAAACAAGGTGGAAATGCTTATGTTAGAGATTCACCACAACATTATGGTTGGAGAACAATATCAGATGGAGATGGTGTTTCTATATTTGGTGGAAGTCATGTTTGGGTTGATCATTGTTCTTTGTCAAATTGTAATGATGGTTTGATTGATGCAATTCGTGGTTCTACTGCCATTACTATTTCCAATAATTATATGACACATCACAACAAG GTAATGCTTTTGGGACATAGTGATACATTTACTAGAGACAAGAATATGCAAGTTACCATTGCTTTTAATCATTTTGGAGAAGGGCTTGTGCAAAGGATGCCAAg ATGTAGACATGGATATTTCCATGTGGTGAATAATGACTACACTCATTGGGAGATGTATGCAATTGGAGGAAGTGCTTCTCCAACTATCAATAGTCAAGGCAACAGATTCCTTGCTCCTAATGATGTCTTCAACAAGGAG GTGACAAAACATGAGGATGCAGCAGAAAGTGAATGGAAGAATTGGAATTGGAGATCAGAAGGTGATTTAATGCTTAATGGAGCATTTTTCATAAGATCTGGTGCTGGAGCTTCTTCTAGTTATGCTAAAGCTTCAAGTTTAAGTGCAAGGCCATCTACTTTGGTTAATTCTATTACAATGAATGCTGGTGCACTTGGTTGCAAAAAGGGCAAAAAATgttga